DNA sequence from the Arthrobacter jinronghuae genome:
TCCTTCACGGCGGCCGCACACCTGAGCAGCGCACCCTGGTCGACATCATCACCGAAACGGTCTCCGCCTATCCAGGCGCGCCCGCCATCGATGACGGAACCGTTTCCCTGAGCTACGCCGAACTTGAACTGCGGGTGCAGGCGCTCGCAAGGCGGCTGTGGGCCGGCGGCATCGGTGCCGGTGACCGGGTAGGAATCTATGTCCCCTCCGGATCCGTGGACCTGTACATCGCCATTCTCGGTGTGTTGTACTCCGGGGCCGCCTATGTTCCGGTGGACACGGACGAACCGGCCGGCCGGGCCGAGACGGTGTGGGCCGAAGGCGGAGTCTGCGCGGTTATCGAAGCAGGGCTGGAGCTGAACCTGCTCCAGGGCGTCCCCAGCGGCGGGCACAGCCCCCAGCCGCACCCCGAGGACGATGCGTGGATCATCTTCACCTCCGGTTCCACGGGCAAGCCCAAGGGCGTGGCCGTGACCCACCGCTCCGCGGCTGCCCTGGTGGATGCCGAATCCTCGCTTTACTGCGTCAACGCCCCGCTTTCCCCGGGGGACCGGGTCCTGGCCGGCCTGTCGGTCAGTTTTGACGCCTCATGTGAGGAGATGTGGCTGGCATGGGCCCACGGTGCGTGCCTGGTTCCGGCCCCTCGTTCCGTGGTGCGGTCCGGAGCGGATCTCGGCCCCTGGCTGGTCGAACGGAGAATCACTGCCGTTTCAACAGTGCCCACCCTTGCCGCGCACTGGTCCACCGAGACCCTTGACCGCGTGCGGCTGCTGATTTTCGGCGGTGAAGCCTGCCCGGAGGAGCTGGTCCGGCGCCTGGCTGCCCCCGGGCGGGAAGTCTGGAACACCTACGGCCCCACGGAAACCACGGTTATTGCCTGCGGTGCGCTTCTGGACGGACAGTCCACCGTCCGGATCGGACTGCCGCTGAACGGGTGGAGCCTCGCCGTCATCGGCGAAGAGGGGAACCCCGTGCGCTGGGGGGAAGTGGGTGAACTGGTCATCGGCGGTGTAGGTGTTTCGCGGTACCTCGACCCGGAGAAGGACGCCGAAAAATTCACCCCGCTTCCGGCCCTCGGGTGGGAACGGGCTTACTACAGCGGAGACCACGTCCGCGCAGACCAGGAAGGCCTCGTCTTTTTGGGGCGCGTGGATGAGCAGATCAAACTGGGCGGCCGGCGGATTGAGCTCGGCGAGATTGACGACGCCCTGAGCCGGCTGCCGGGCGTGGCCGCGGCTTCCGCCGCCGTCCATTCCACCCAGTCCGGAAACCGGGTGCTGGCTGGATATCTGGTCCCGGCGGCCGGGGCCACCCTGGACCTGGGTGCCGCACGGGCCCAGTTGGCACAGAACCTGCCGGCATCCATCGTCCCGTCGCTGGGAATCGTCGATGAGCTGCCGATGAAGGCCTCGGGGAAAGTGGACCGCAAGGCCCTGCCCTGGCCATTGCCGGTTAGGGAAACGCCGACCGACGTCCGGGTGGAGCTCAACGCCGATCTGCGTTGGCTGGGCCAGCGGTGGACCGATCTGCTGGGACCGCTGCCGTTGACCGAGGAAAGCGATTTCTTTGCCCTGGGCGGAGCGAGCCTGGCTGCAGCCCAATTGGTCTCTGCACTGCGGGAACGTTATCCGAAGGTCTCGGTTGCCGATATCTACGAGCATCCGACGCTGAGCACGATGTCCGACCATTTGACGTCACTGCGCGACTCAACCCTGGACGTCCGTGAAACCCCCGAGTCGCCCTGGTGGCTGGGGCTGGTGCAGGCACCGCTGATCGTGGCCCTCTACGGGATCACGGGCCTGCGGTACGTCACCGGTATCGCCATCGTGTGCATGGTGATGTTCCATGTAGTGGGCAGTCCCTGGACGCCGGATCCACCAGTAGTTCCCACCCTCGCGGCCTGGCTGGCCCTGTACAGCCTGCCGGCACGGATGGTGGCCGCGGTGGTGTCGAGCAGGTTGCTGCTCTTGGGAATAGGCCCCGGCATTTATCGGCGCGGCGGCAGCACCCACCTGAGGCTGTGGGCAGCGGAACGGATAGTGACGTACTGCAAGCTCGAGCCCATCATGGGATCCCCGCTCGGCATTTGGTATGCCCGCCGGCTGGGCTGCAACATCGGCGAAGGCGTGCACCTTGACGCCATGCCGCCCGTTACCGGTTTTGCGTCGATAGGCGACCGGTCCTCCATCGAATATGAAGTAGACCTGGCGGGCCACTGGATTGAAGGCGGACAACTCCACATCGGCCGCGTGCAGATCGGCGAAGACGTGCGGATCGGTGCACGGTCCACGCTGATGGGCGGGGCGAAAGTGGGCCGCGGAGCCGAAACGGAACCGGGGACCCTGGTTTCCGGGGAGATTCCCGCAAATGAACTGTGGGCGGGATCCCAGATGCGGAAGACCGGTAGCGCCGGAGCGGGGTGGCCCACGGAAGCAGCACCGACGTCGGAATCCCGCAGAGTACGGTTGCTCTACCCGGCTTCCCTGGCTGGCATCGCGTTGTTGAACCTCCTTTCCATAGCGCCCGGATCCGCCCTGATGCTGTGGCTGCTGAACGGGGTTTCCTCCTTCACGGACGCCTTGTGGATCCTGGCCGCCTGGGCACCGGTTTTCGTGGTGATTTCCATGCTGATGTTCCTCGCACTCACCGCCGCCGTGGTCCGCGGTACCGCCCGTCTAATGCCCGAAGGCATGCACCCGGCGGACGGCATGACAGGCTGGGCGTCCTGGTTGAGCAACGTGATGCTTAGCCGGTCGCTCATTACGATGTATCCGATCTACGCCAGCGTGCTCACGCCGGTGTGGACGCGGCTCCTGGGAGCGAAGGTCGGGCGCCACGTGGAGATTTCCACCATGGAAACCGTCCCGCACCTGACACGGCTGGAGGACCGGACCTTCCTGGCGGACCACTCCATGGTGTCCGCGCGGCGAGTGCGCCAGGGGTGGCTGCACCTCGGCCAGGCGAGTGTCGCGGAACAGTCCTTTGTGGGGAATTCGGCGATCGTCGGGCCGGACACGCACGTTCCGGATAACTCCCTGATTGCGGTGCTTTCCTCAGTCCCCAAGAACATGCCGGCCGGTACTTCCTGGTTCGGGCGTCCGGCGGTGGAGCTTCCGCGGCCGGTGCAGGTGGGGGACACCGCACGGACCTACGATCCTCCCCGACGACTGCTGGTTGCCCGAAGCGCGGTTGAAGCATGCAGGATCCTGCCGGCGGTGATCACGGCCTGGCTGGCCCTGCTGACCGTCTGGGCATTGGCCGGACTGTACGACGCCTTCGGGTTCCTCACGGCCGTCCTGTGGTCCGGCCCGGTCCTCCTTCTGAGCGGGATCGCAGCAGCGCTCATTGCCGTCATGGCGAAGTGGCTGCTGGTGGGCCGTTTCGAGGCTTCGGAGCACCCGCTTTGGAGTTCGTTTGTCTGGCGGAATGAGCTGGCGGACGTGTTTTCGGAATCCCTGGCCGTTCCCGGCCTGGTGCGGATGAGTCTGGGCACCCCGATGCTCAACGCCTGGCTGCGCTGGATGGGTGCACGGATCGGCCGCAGCGTTTGGTGCGAAACGTGGTGGTTGCCGGAATTCGACCTGATACAGGTGGGCGACGGAGCGAGCATCAACCGCGGCACGGTACTGCAGACGCACCTTTTCCATGACCGGATCATGCGCCTGGACGAAGTAACCCTGGGCGACGGTTCCACGCTGGGACCCAACAGCATCGTGCTGCCGGGCAGTGCCATCGAAGAGGGCGGCACCGTCGGAGGCTGCTCGTTGGTGATGCGCGGGGAAAGCGTCCCCGTGAACAGCGCCTGGTGCGGCAACCCCTTGGCGCATTGGGGCCAGAGCCGCCCGATGGAACGCCGTGCCCGTCACCGCAAGTCGATTGAATACAAAACTGTAGGAGCAGGACTATGAGTACAACTACGGGCAACACAGGAACAACGGTCTCCCGACAATTCGGCACCGTGCTCACCGCAATGGTCACGCCCATGGACGAGCGCGGCCAATTGGATCAGGCCGGCGCCGAGGAGCTGGCCCGATGGCTGCTGCGGACCGGTTGGAACGACGGCGTGGTGGTCAACGGCACCACCGGGGAGTCCTTCGCTACCTCGGACTGGGAAAAAGCGTCGATGATCCATTCGGCGAAACGGGTCACCGCGGGCACCGAACGGCGGGTTATCGCCGGGGTGGGCTCCACCGACACGCGGCACAGCATCGAGCTGGCCCGGGCTGCGGCAGAGCAGAAGGCAGACGGACTGCTGGTGGTTGCCCCCTACTATTCACGCCCCACGCAAAAAGGCCTGCTGCGCCACTTCGAGGCCATTGCGGACAGCACCGACCTGCCGGTGATGCTTTACGACATCCCCGCCCGCACCGGCGTCGCAATTGCCCCCGAGACCTTGGTGACGGCCGGCCGGCATCCGAATATCGTGGCGGTGAAGGACGCCAAGGGAGATCTCGCCTCCTCATCCTGGGTCATGAAGCACAGCGAGCTGGTCTATTACTCGGGTGATGACGCACTGAATCTGCCCCTGATGTCCGTTGGTGCTGTCGGCGTCGTCTCGGTGGTTGGACATGTCGCCGCTAACCGACTGCGTGCCCTGACAGTCGCGTACCGGCAGGGCCGGGTGGATGACGCGCTGCGGATTCACCGTGACCTGCTGCCGATCTACACCGGTATGTTCCGGTGCCCCGGCGCAGCATCGGCCAAGGCCGCGCTTCGGAAACTGGGGCTGCCCGCCGGCCCCGTCAGGGGACCGCTGACCGACCTGAGCGAAGAGGAGACGGACCTGCTTGTGGCAGACCTCACCGCAGCGGGGTTGCCGACTACGCTTGCGTCCGGCCCCGCAGTCCCTGATGCTCTGGCACGGGTGTATTGAGCAAAGGGGGAAGCATGAGCGGGTCGTCTCAGGCAGCGGTGGGCAAACGGCGAGTGACCGGTGTCGATGCTGCCCGGGGAGCGGCGTTGATTGCCATGATGGCGATCCACATCCTGCCCGCCTGGAATGAGGAGTTCGCCCCCACGCTCACCTGGCTTCTGTTCGCCGGCCGGGGAGCCGCGCTTTTTGCACTGCTCGCCGGGATATCGCTGGCCTTTATGTCCGGCGGCAAGCACCCTCCGCGGGGACGGAAGATGGCTGCCGCCCGGTATGGACTTGCGGTGCGCGCTGCCCTCATCACCGTCATCGGGCTGTTTCTCGGCTACCTCGCCGTCAACGCACAGGTGATCCTCGTCTATTACGGCGTGATGTTCCTGCTCGCCCTTCCGCTGCTCGGGCTGCGTGTGCGGACCCTGCTCGTTCTTGCTGCGGGTATTGCCGCCGCCGCCCCTGTCCTGATGCAGGTCACCAGGGATTGGCTGCCGGACATGGGCGGGGTGGAACCCAACTTCTCCACGCTCGTTGAAGCCCCCGGCGGTGTCATTGGCCAGGTCCTTCTTTCCGGTACGTATCCCGCACTGCCTTGGATGGCGTACGTCTGCGTCGGACTGGCTATCGGCCGGCTGGACCTGGCCGAGCGGGCGGTGCAGATTCGGCTGCTGGTGGCCGGCGTCGCCC
Encoded proteins:
- a CDS encoding Pls/PosA family non-ribosomal peptide synthetase is translated as MNTPENPQDVAARPSTIQHSAAFGSKTAPPLPERAPSAASQNPVPAELAVLHGGRTPEQRTLVDIITETVSAYPGAPAIDDGTVSLSYAELELRVQALARRLWAGGIGAGDRVGIYVPSGSVDLYIAILGVLYSGAAYVPVDTDEPAGRAETVWAEGGVCAVIEAGLELNLLQGVPSGGHSPQPHPEDDAWIIFTSGSTGKPKGVAVTHRSAAALVDAESSLYCVNAPLSPGDRVLAGLSVSFDASCEEMWLAWAHGACLVPAPRSVVRSGADLGPWLVERRITAVSTVPTLAAHWSTETLDRVRLLIFGGEACPEELVRRLAAPGREVWNTYGPTETTVIACGALLDGQSTVRIGLPLNGWSLAVIGEEGNPVRWGEVGELVIGGVGVSRYLDPEKDAEKFTPLPALGWERAYYSGDHVRADQEGLVFLGRVDEQIKLGGRRIELGEIDDALSRLPGVAAASAAVHSTQSGNRVLAGYLVPAAGATLDLGAARAQLAQNLPASIVPSLGIVDELPMKASGKVDRKALPWPLPVRETPTDVRVELNADLRWLGQRWTDLLGPLPLTEESDFFALGGASLAAAQLVSALRERYPKVSVADIYEHPTLSTMSDHLTSLRDSTLDVRETPESPWWLGLVQAPLIVALYGITGLRYVTGIAIVCMVMFHVVGSPWTPDPPVVPTLAAWLALYSLPARMVAAVVSSRLLLLGIGPGIYRRGGSTHLRLWAAERIVTYCKLEPIMGSPLGIWYARRLGCNIGEGVHLDAMPPVTGFASIGDRSSIEYEVDLAGHWIEGGQLHIGRVQIGEDVRIGARSTLMGGAKVGRGAETEPGTLVSGEIPANELWAGSQMRKTGSAGAGWPTEAAPTSESRRVRLLYPASLAGIALLNLLSIAPGSALMLWLLNGVSSFTDALWILAAWAPVFVVISMLMFLALTAAVVRGTARLMPEGMHPADGMTGWASWLSNVMLSRSLITMYPIYASVLTPVWTRLLGAKVGRHVEISTMETVPHLTRLEDRTFLADHSMVSARRVRQGWLHLGQASVAEQSFVGNSAIVGPDTHVPDNSLIAVLSSVPKNMPAGTSWFGRPAVELPRPVQVGDTARTYDPPRRLLVARSAVEACRILPAVITAWLALLTVWALAGLYDAFGFLTAVLWSGPVLLLSGIAAALIAVMAKWLLVGRFEASEHPLWSSFVWRNELADVFSESLAVPGLVRMSLGTPMLNAWLRWMGARIGRSVWCETWWLPEFDLIQVGDGASINRGTVLQTHLFHDRIMRLDEVTLGDGSTLGPNSIVLPGSAIEEGGTVGGCSLVMRGESVPVNSAWCGNPLAHWGQSRPMERRARHRKSIEYKTVGAGL
- the dapA gene encoding 4-hydroxy-tetrahydrodipicolinate synthase yields the protein MSTTTGNTGTTVSRQFGTVLTAMVTPMDERGQLDQAGAEELARWLLRTGWNDGVVVNGTTGESFATSDWEKASMIHSAKRVTAGTERRVIAGVGSTDTRHSIELARAAAEQKADGLLVVAPYYSRPTQKGLLRHFEAIADSTDLPVMLYDIPARTGVAIAPETLVTAGRHPNIVAVKDAKGDLASSSWVMKHSELVYYSGDDALNLPLMSVGAVGVVSVVGHVAANRLRALTVAYRQGRVDDALRIHRDLLPIYTGMFRCPGAASAKAALRKLGLPAGPVRGPLTDLSEEETDLLVADLTAAGLPTTLASGPAVPDALARVY